Proteins encoded together in one Polaribacter reichenbachii window:
- a CDS encoding RNA polymerase sigma factor, whose protein sequence is MEINDNKISLNILKAKEGNQSAFRFLLDSFWGDVYSYQLKRTKSENDAEDIAIQTFSKAFDKIHTFDDKYVFKTWLIAISKNVHIDLLRKKKSSIYTETTIEQEEKVYLVVDENPTPEDKIIREQNLAKLLRDIKQLKPKYQQVIQLRYFQELSYKEISTQINEPMNNVKVKLLRAKKLLAEIIERK, encoded by the coding sequence TTGGAAATAAACGACAATAAAATTTCATTAAATATTTTAAAAGCAAAAGAAGGAAATCAATCTGCATTTCGTTTTTTGCTAGATTCTTTTTGGGGAGATGTATATAGTTATCAACTAAAAAGAACAAAAAGCGAAAATGATGCAGAAGATATTGCCATACAAACTTTTTCTAAAGCTTTCGATAAAATACATACTTTTGATGACAAATATGTTTTTAAAACTTGGTTAATTGCCATTTCTAAAAATGTTCATATTGATTTACTTCGTAAGAAAAAATCATCTATCTATACAGAAACTACTATAGAACAAGAAGAAAAAGTGTATTTGGTGGTTGATGAAAATCCTACTCCAGAAGACAAAATAATAAGAGAACAGAATTTAGCAAAGCTTTTAAGAGATATAAAACAACTAAAGCCAAAATACCAACAAGTAATACAGTTACGTTATTTTCAAGAGCTGAGTTATAAAGAAATATCTACTCAAATTAACGAACCAATGAACAACGTAAAAGTAAAATTATTACGTGCAAAAAAATTATTGGCAGAGATTATTGAAAGAAAATAA
- a CDS encoding glycosyltransferase, producing the protein MIISVVFYTFVVFTAIQVIYYLVFSNFLSAKKNRKKLTEQDPVSVIIFAKNCAKELQENLPFILSQKYSKLEILLLNNASSDNTAEVIETFKKENENIKILDIENNEAFWGNKKYALTLGIKAAKYEHLLFSEANCKPTSDTWIAEMSKEFTPKKSIVLGYSKYANKSSLLNFFIRFENLLSAIQCFSFTKLGAPFMAFGDNLAYKKSEFFKVKGFINHLKIKNDNGDLFIKDASTPNNTAFTISQNCFIESNVTYSFGKWFQKLRIKNTIQKQYKFKNRFLLNFFNFSKLIFYVLGTILFFYYSWQIMLPIVLTYFIVQFIVIGVSAKKLKEPYIIFLLPFLEIGLLLIQISIFSANLISKPNHWK; encoded by the coding sequence ATGATTATATCTGTAGTTTTCTACACATTTGTAGTTTTTACAGCTATACAAGTCATTTACTACCTCGTTTTTTCTAACTTTCTTTCTGCTAAAAAAAATAGAAAAAAACTTACGGAACAAGATCCTGTTTCTGTAATTATTTTTGCAAAAAATTGTGCCAAAGAGTTACAAGAAAATTTACCTTTTATTCTTTCTCAAAAATATTCGAAGTTAGAAATTCTTTTATTAAATAATGCATCATCAGACAATACTGCTGAAGTAATTGAAACTTTTAAAAAAGAAAATGAAAACATTAAAATTTTAGATATTGAAAATAATGAGGCGTTTTGGGGCAACAAAAAATATGCCTTAACTTTAGGTATTAAAGCTGCCAAATACGAGCATTTATTATTTTCTGAAGCCAATTGTAAACCAACTTCTGATACTTGGATTGCAGAAATGAGTAAAGAATTTACGCCTAAGAAATCTATAGTTTTAGGATACAGTAAATACGCCAATAAAAGTTCTTTACTAAATTTCTTTATCCGTTTCGAAAACTTATTAAGTGCTATTCAGTGTTTTTCTTTTACCAAATTAGGTGCTCCTTTTATGGCTTTTGGTGATAATTTAGCCTACAAAAAAAGTGAGTTCTTTAAAGTAAAAGGTTTTATAAATCACTTAAAAATAAAAAATGATAATGGCGATCTATTTATAAAGGATGCATCTACACCAAATAATACTGCTTTTACGATTTCTCAAAATTGTTTTATAGAATCTAATGTTACTTATTCGTTTGGTAAATGGTTTCAAAAATTAAGAATTAAAAATACAATTCAAAAACAGTATAAATTTAAAAATCGTTTTTTATTGAACTTTTTTAATTTTTCTAAGCTTATATTTTATGTTTTAGGAACAATCTTATTTTTCTACTATTCTTGGCAAATAATGTTACCAATTGTACTTACTTATTTTATAGTACAATTTATTGTAATTGGTGTATCAGCTAAAAAATTAAAAGAACCTTACATCATTTTTCTATTACCATTTTTAGAAATCGGTTTATTATTGATTCAAATTAGTATATTTAGTGCTAATTTGATTTCAAAACCAAATCATTGGAAATAA
- a CDS encoding membrane or secreted protein — protein sequence MKLLLLTLGLLALGVAGIAIKIWAKKDGEFAGTCASQNPMLNESGEACGFCGKTPDQFDSCAEPQHN from the coding sequence ATGAAATTACTATTGCTTACTTTAGGATTATTGGCTCTTGGTGTTGCAGGAATTGCTATTAAAATTTGGGCAAAAAAAGATGGTGAATTTGCTGGTACTTGTGCTAGTCAAAACCCTATGTTAAATGAAAGTGGTGAAGCTTGTGGGTTTTGTGGTAAAACACCAGACCAGTTTGATTCTTGTGCAGAACCACAGCATAATTAA
- a CDS encoding mechanosensitive ion channel family protein, with protein sequence METFTESLKNFYNTISAGLGNWGLQLIGAVAALIIGLWVIRMIMNGISKIFEKRTIDETLQPFLLTTLGFILKLLLIISIAGIVGLPMASFAALLAGVGLAIGAAFNGSLGHIASGVMLLIFRPFKVGDLIKTNGAFGFVKEISVFVTVIETFQNETEIIPNSAITANKITNLTKIGNLRIDMPFAIRYGADISKAKEIVMNILKNDANVLNDGNVAPRVAVNNLGENSVELLALPYVDCNNYWDVFWDTRQKIVEALSNAGYEAPLPQRVVTMTK encoded by the coding sequence ATGGAAACATTCACAGAATCATTAAAAAACTTTTACAATACAATTTCGGCAGGTTTAGGAAACTGGGGTTTACAATTAATTGGTGCAGTTGCAGCTTTAATAATTGGACTTTGGGTTATTAGAATGATAATGAATGGAATTTCCAAAATTTTTGAAAAAAGAACAATAGACGAAACTTTACAACCATTTTTATTAACCACTTTAGGTTTTATTTTAAAATTATTATTAATTATTTCAATAGCAGGTATTGTAGGTTTACCAATGGCTTCTTTTGCAGCATTATTGGCAGGTGTAGGTTTAGCAATTGGAGCTGCATTTAATGGTTCTTTAGGTCATATTGCATCTGGTGTAATGCTTTTAATTTTTAGACCTTTTAAAGTAGGCGATTTAATAAAAACCAATGGTGCTTTTGGTTTTGTAAAAGAAATATCAGTTTTTGTAACTGTAATAGAAACCTTTCAGAACGAAACAGAAATAATTCCGAATTCAGCAATTACAGCAAATAAAATTACAAACCTTACTAAAATTGGTAATTTAAGAATAGATATGCCTTTTGCAATTCGTTATGGTGCAGATATTTCAAAAGCCAAAGAAATTGTAATGAATATTCTTAAAAACGATGCTAATGTTTTAAACGATGGCAATGTAGCACCAAGAGTTGCCGTTAATAATTTAGGAGAAAACAGTGTAGAACTTTTGGCTTTACCTTATGTAGATTGTAATAATTATTGGGATGTTTTTTGGGACACAAGACAAAAAATTGTTGAGGCTTTAAGTAATGCAGGCTATGAGGCTCCTTTACCACAAAGAGTTGTTACAATGACTAAATAA
- a CDS encoding RNA polymerase sigma factor encodes MNEQNFINNLKQGKQSAFSQLLDDYQQKVFSTCISFIPNKEDAEDVAQEVFLEVFKSINKFKGDSKLSTWIYRIATNKCLEFIRKKNTKKRFAFMQSIMGNEMPLDKTSYFTEFNHPGILLENKEKSATIFKAINTLPDSQKVVFTLAKIDGKSYQEIVEITGKSLSSVESIMFRAKKALKEKLAIVYKNESY; translated from the coding sequence TTGAACGAACAAAACTTTATAAATAATTTAAAACAAGGAAAACAATCTGCTTTTAGTCAGCTTTTAGATGATTATCAACAGAAAGTTTTTAGCACTTGTATTTCTTTTATACCTAATAAAGAAGATGCAGAAGATGTTGCACAAGAAGTCTTTTTAGAAGTTTTTAAATCGATAAATAAGTTTAAAGGCGATTCTAAACTCTCTACTTGGATTTATAGAATTGCAACCAATAAATGTCTGGAATTCATCAGAAAAAAAAATACCAAAAAACGATTTGCTTTTATGCAATCTATTATGGGTAATGAAATGCCATTAGATAAAACAAGTTATTTTACTGAGTTTAATCACCCAGGAATTTTATTAGAAAATAAAGAAAAATCTGCCACAATTTTTAAGGCGATAAATACCTTGCCAGATTCGCAAAAAGTGGTATTTACTTTAGCTAAGATTGATGGTAAAAGTTATCAAGAAATAGTAGAAATTACAGGTAAAAGTTTATCATCTGTAGAATCTATAATGTTTAGAGCAAAAAAAGCATTAAAAGAAAAATTAGCAATTGTTTATAAAAATGAATCATATTAA
- a CDS encoding Spy/CpxP family protein refolding chaperone produces the protein MKSKLLPILLVVLILLNGVLIFMLIKKPHLNRKNNAERGFLIEQLQFSEEQQEKFKSLDNIHRKKMLNFDQRIRKQKDILFNSFADETKNIDSLATVAGNLEIKKELEVFHFFKSVRKICTSEQQKKFDVIINNAIKGNNSRPPVNGENHLPRREGMPPRGEGMPPPPG, from the coding sequence ATGAAATCAAAATTACTTCCAATATTATTAGTGGTACTCATTCTTTTAAATGGTGTTTTAATTTTTATGTTGATAAAAAAGCCACATTTAAACAGAAAAAATAATGCAGAAAGAGGTTTTTTAATAGAACAATTACAGTTTTCTGAAGAGCAACAAGAAAAGTTTAAAAGCCTAGATAACATCCACAGAAAAAAAATGTTAAATTTTGATCAAAGAATTAGAAAACAAAAAGATATTTTATTCAATTCTTTTGCTGATGAAACTAAAAATATTGATTCTCTAGCGACTGTTGCAGGTAATCTAGAAATAAAAAAAGAGTTAGAAGTATTTCATTTCTTTAAATCTGTCAGAAAAATTTGTACATCAGAACAACAAAAAAAGTTTGACGTAATTATAAATAATGCCATAAAAGGAAATAATTCTAGACCACCTGTAAACGGTGAAAATCATCTACCAAGAAGAGAAGGTATGCCTCCAAGAGGAGAAGGAATGCCTCCTCCTCCAGGATAA
- a CDS encoding YHYH protein, whose product MKTKIIKTTLLLAMYFTAFVSCNSSEDAEVETEPEVTDDVVTELHPAFAAFNTDATDIYLSGNGTTVTIETTGLPNHETIYWGEGNTLYRDEPGVATTPSIMSSNNNSATITVDATPELTGNSRSTDFDTIGIAVSGASIFNDQEGGGALDAAAASLDWTGAHIGPGVYHYHLEPKAFSDDDENLVGVLLDGVFLYGRKCNSTGTYPVDLDTSGGHTSATQYTAGEQEYHYHIINELYSTTGSYIAFAGPYQGY is encoded by the coding sequence ATGAAAACCAAAATTATTAAAACCACTTTACTTTTAGCAATGTATTTTACAGCTTTTGTTTCTTGTAATTCTAGCGAAGATGCAGAAGTAGAAACAGAACCAGAAGTAACAGATGATGTTGTAACAGAATTGCACCCAGCCTTTGCAGCTTTTAACACAGATGCTACAGATATTTATTTATCTGGTAATGGAACAACAGTTACTATAGAAACAACAGGTTTACCAAATCACGAAACCATTTACTGGGGAGAAGGTAATACTTTGTACAGAGATGAGCCAGGTGTAGCAACTACCCCATCTATTATGTCTAGTAATAACAATTCAGCAACAATTACTGTAGATGCAACACCAGAATTAACAGGTAATAGTAGATCTACAGATTTTGATACAATTGGTATAGCAGTTAGTGGAGCATCTATTTTTAACGATCAAGAAGGTGGTGGAGCTTTAGATGCAGCAGCAGCAAGTTTAGATTGGACTGGTGCTCATATTGGTCCTGGGGTTTACCACTATCATTTAGAACCAAAAGCTTTTTCTGATGATGATGAAAACTTAGTTGGTGTACTTTTAGATGGTGTTTTTCTTTATGGTAGAAAATGTAACTCAACTGGTACATATCCTGTAGATTTAGATACTTCTGGTGGACATACATCAGCAACTCAATATACTGCTGGCGAGCAAGAATATCATTATCATATTATTAATGAATTATATTCTACAACAGGCTCTTATATAGCCTTTGCAGGTCCTTATCAAGGTTATTAA
- a CDS encoding toxin-antitoxin system YwqK family antitoxin — MKNIILSLCVVTFYCLGCNSVSDTKKEELKPIEKVVINSFTIHKDSLVLNGNQGNWYYKNKLFSGYAVKYYPNNSLKEKIGFFNGKKQNEYRQWFANGVLKLESHYNQNVLVGSYKTWWNNDVLASEVNYLKGKKQGVELKWFKDGTLSRKRNLVDGREEGLQKAWLENGKLYVNYEAKNGRVFGMKRANSCYQLKNEKIEESKKI; from the coding sequence ATGAAAAATATCATCTTATCTTTATGTGTAGTAACTTTTTATTGTCTGGGATGCAATTCTGTATCTGATACTAAAAAAGAAGAATTAAAACCTATAGAAAAAGTAGTAATTAATTCTTTTACTATTCATAAAGATAGTTTAGTTTTAAATGGTAATCAGGGCAATTGGTATTATAAAAACAAACTTTTTTCTGGTTATGCTGTAAAATATTATCCAAATAATTCTTTAAAAGAAAAAATAGGATTTTTTAACGGAAAAAAGCAAAACGAATACAGACAATGGTTTGCAAATGGAGTTTTAAAATTAGAATCACATTATAATCAGAATGTGTTAGTTGGTAGTTATAAAACTTGGTGGAATAATGATGTTTTAGCCTCTGAAGTCAATTACTTAAAAGGTAAAAAGCAAGGTGTTGAACTAAAATGGTTTAAAGACGGAACATTATCAAGAAAAAGAAATTTGGTAGATGGTAGAGAAGAAGGTTTGCAAAAAGCTTGGCTAGAAAACGGAAAGTTGTATGTAAATTATGAAGCTAAAAACGGAAGAGTTTTCGGAATGAAAAGAGCAAACTCTTGTTATCAACTTAAAAACGAAAAGATTGAAGAAAGTAAAAAAATATAG
- a CDS encoding SCO family protein: MKKVKKYSFLMIAFLFFIGCKKQNNKTFTSRVSELPYYNEASFTPKWIASNSDELKKFHKIPDFEFINQNGETITQKIFENKIYVTDFFFTTCPGICPMMTKNMHLVQEAFKNDDTVLMLSHSVTPTIDSVPQLKKYAIDKNIGKNWHLVTGNKKEIYDLGRTAYFVENDLGEPKGINDFLHTENFILVDKNKHIRGIYNGLNKNSVKQLIADIKALKKE; this comes from the coding sequence TTGAAGAAAGTAAAAAAATATAGTTTTTTAATGATTGCTTTTCTTTTTTTTATAGGATGTAAAAAGCAAAATAACAAAACATTTACAAGTAGAGTTAGTGAGTTACCTTATTATAATGAAGCTTCATTTACACCAAAATGGATTGCTTCAAATTCTGATGAATTAAAGAAATTTCATAAAATTCCTGATTTTGAATTTATCAACCAAAATGGAGAAACTATCACCCAAAAAATTTTCGAAAATAAGATTTATGTCACAGATTTTTTCTTTACAACTTGCCCTGGCATTTGCCCAATGATGACAAAAAATATGCATCTAGTTCAAGAAGCTTTTAAAAATGATGATACAGTTTTAATGCTTTCTCATTCAGTTACACCAACAATAGATTCTGTGCCACAATTAAAAAAATATGCAATAGATAAAAATATTGGTAAGAATTGGCATTTAGTTACAGGTAATAAAAAAGAAATTTACGATTTAGGTAGAACTGCTTATTTTGTAGAAAATGATTTAGGAGAGCCAAAAGGAATAAACGATTTTTTGCACACCGAAAATTTTATTTTAGTTGATAAAAATAAACACATAAGAGGTATTTACAACGGATTAAATAAAAACTCAGTAAAACAATTAATTGCAGATATAAAAGCATTAAAAAAAGAATAA
- a CDS encoding YHYH protein, producing the protein MIKKVVLAITSVITLASCKSQHSHSHSHADQEHTHQQQDYFKSYSLEDENYGTKTVVTVKNGKRIMTTNALPNHKTGNFPRKGNPNTISAQNRIYTFSTNPKFIGKPTWVREPGVALNGVKFEPGTAEVVECETGENYRVEALQDVINLGLDFNHAHVQPTGAYHYHGTPTSVIEKFDTGNDLVHVGFAQDGFAMYYSKSGKYKPSYKLLDGKREGEDCVYENPKQKIDISVGGHHDGTYGSDFEYVAGSGDLDECNGITINGEYIYLVTNEFPYVSRCLMGQVEQQEIRGSENRQQPESRPRNNQRLSPAELFSRMDKNRDNKLSKQEFKGSLASQFTKLDTNKDRFLSKEELEKGIQKIEQRK; encoded by the coding sequence ATGATAAAAAAAGTAGTTTTAGCAATAACTTCAGTAATCACCTTAGCAAGTTGTAAAAGTCAGCATTCACATTCGCATTCACATGCAGATCAAGAGCACACACATCAGCAGCAAGATTATTTTAAATCGTACAGTTTAGAAGATGAGAATTACGGAACTAAAACTGTAGTTACCGTAAAAAATGGTAAAAGAATTATGACCACAAATGCATTACCAAATCACAAAACTGGTAATTTTCCAAGAAAAGGAAATCCGAATACAATTTCTGCACAAAACAGAATATATACATTTTCTACAAATCCTAAATTTATAGGAAAGCCAACTTGGGTTAGAGAACCAGGTGTTGCTTTAAATGGAGTAAAATTTGAGCCAGGTACAGCAGAAGTTGTAGAATGTGAAACCGGAGAAAACTATAGAGTAGAAGCACTGCAAGATGTTATTAATTTAGGTTTAGATTTTAATCACGCACATGTGCAACCTACAGGCGCTTATCATTATCACGGAACTCCAACTTCTGTAATCGAAAAATTTGATACAGGTAATGATTTAGTTCATGTAGGTTTTGCTCAAGATGGTTTTGCTATGTATTATTCAAAAAGTGGTAAATACAAACCAAGTTACAAATTGTTAGATGGCAAAAGAGAAGGCGAAGATTGTGTATATGAAAATCCGAAGCAAAAAATAGATATTTCTGTTGGAGGTCATCATGACGGAACTTACGGTTCTGATTTTGAATATGTAGCTGGTTCTGGTGATTTAGATGAATGCAATGGAATTACAATTAATGGTGAATATATCTATTTAGTTACCAACGAGTTTCCTTATGTAAGTCGTTGTTTAATGGGGCAAGTAGAACAGCAAGAAATAAGAGGTTCAGAAAATAGGCAACAACCAGAATCAAGACCCAGAAATAACCAACGTTTAAGTCCGGCAGAATTGTTTTCGAGAATGGATAAAAATAGAGATAATAAACTCTCTAAACAAGAATTTAAAGGATCTTTAGCGAGTCAATTTACAAAATTAGATACAAATAAGGATCGTTTTTTATCTAAAGAAGAATTAGAAAAAGGTATTCAGAAAATAGAGCAAAGAAAGTAA
- a CDS encoding CotH kinase family protein produces MKTKLLSALIILVIFSCSSDEVTDVNGDTTTEDTLEVEVDDTDFEPIDWTTETHSKDVDPNIEEVFEDNTVKRLDFVISENNWQSMLADMTSLYGTFGTGRGSFSDDDDDPIFVPGQVFYEGIEWYKVGLRFKGNSSLASSWSNGILKLSFKLDFDEFEDDYPQIKNQRFYGFKKLSLKNNYDDESLVREKVATDVFRNAGLAASHTAFYTLYVDYGDGPQYFGLYTLVEEVDDTVLETQFTSDEEGNLYKPDGDAATFASGTYDEDEYVKKNNEDEADFTDVTNLLTVLHDESRTTDPETWRTSLDAVFDTDVFLKYLAVNTVIQNWDTYGRMTHNYYLYNYPETSKLTWIPWDNNEALKTGNQQGALPLNFSGLSSTSWPLIGYLYQDEVYKAKYDDYVQETIDGPFNETTMQDLYTNYQTLLEEYATSEVSGYSFLNSSSSFYSAISTLKAHVTSRKSAVEAYLN; encoded by the coding sequence ATGAAAACAAAATTGTTATCAGCATTAATAATACTTGTCATTTTTTCTTGTTCTAGTGATGAGGTTACAGATGTAAATGGTGATACAACAACAGAAGATACTCTAGAAGTTGAGGTAGATGATACAGATTTTGAACCAATTGATTGGACAACAGAAACACACAGTAAAGATGTTGATCCCAATATAGAAGAAGTATTTGAAGATAATACTGTAAAAAGATTAGACTTTGTAATATCTGAAAACAATTGGCAAAGTATGTTAGCAGATATGACTTCTTTATATGGAACTTTTGGTACAGGAAGAGGTTCTTTTTCTGATGATGATGATGATCCAATTTTTGTACCAGGTCAAGTGTTTTACGAAGGTATAGAATGGTATAAAGTTGGTTTACGTTTTAAAGGAAATTCAAGTTTAGCATCTTCATGGTCTAATGGAATTTTAAAATTATCTTTTAAACTAGATTTTGATGAATTTGAAGATGATTATCCTCAAATTAAAAATCAACGTTTCTACGGATTTAAAAAATTAAGCCTTAAAAATAATTATGATGATGAATCTTTAGTAAGAGAAAAAGTTGCAACAGATGTATTTAGAAATGCAGGTTTAGCAGCTTCACATACTGCTTTTTATACGCTTTATGTAGATTATGGTGATGGACCCCAATATTTTGGATTATACACTTTGGTAGAAGAAGTAGACGATACTGTTTTAGAAACACAATTTACATCTGATGAAGAAGGGAACCTATACAAACCAGATGGAGATGCAGCAACTTTTGCTAGTGGAACTTATGATGAAGATGAGTATGTTAAGAAAAATAACGAAGACGAAGCAGACTTTACAGATGTAACTAATCTATTAACAGTTTTACATGATGAATCAAGAACAACAGACCCAGAAACTTGGAGAACAAGTTTAGATGCAGTTTTTGATACAGATGTTTTTCTTAAATATTTAGCTGTAAATACTGTAATTCAGAATTGGGATACTTATGGTAGAATGACGCATAATTATTATTTATACAATTACCCAGAAACCAGTAAATTAACTTGGATTCCTTGGGATAATAATGAAGCATTAAAAACGGGTAATCAACAAGGGGCTTTACCATTAAATTTTTCAGGCCTAAGTTCTACCAGTTGGCCATTAATTGGCTATTTATATCAAGATGAAGTATATAAAGCAAAATATGATGATTATGTACAAGAAACTATAGATGGCCCATTTAATGAAACTACAATGCAAGATTTATACACAAATTATCAAACTTTATTAGAAGAATATGCAACATCAGAAGTTTCTGGCTATTCATTTTTAAATAGTAGCTCAAGTTTTTACTCTGCAATAAGTACATTAAAAGCACACGTAACTTCAAGAAAATCTGCAGTAGAAGCTTATTTAAATTAA
- a CDS encoding DUF2490 domain-containing protein, with protein sequence MGYRLRYQNKNELGVSYDEGDYSKTNIRFKTSLAYNFSNWKLDPKFSAEIFNKFQEDEENGFSKYRLTLGTDYKIKNFGELCIFYRYERELNEDYPDLKNILGLKYTYSFKRKKK encoded by the coding sequence ATAGGGTATAGGTTACGCTATCAAAATAAAAATGAATTAGGTGTTTCTTATGATGAAGGAGATTATAGCAAAACAAACATTCGTTTTAAAACTTCTTTAGCCTATAATTTTTCTAATTGGAAACTAGATCCAAAATTTTCTGCAGAAATATTTAATAAATTTCAAGAAGATGAAGAAAACGGATTTAGTAAGTACAGACTAACTTTAGGCACAGATTATAAAATTAAAAATTTCGGAGAATTATGCATATTTTATAGATATGAAAGGGAATTAAACGAAGATTATCCTGATTTGAAAAATATTCTTGGTTTAAAATATACGTATAGTTTTAAACGCAAAAAGAAATAA
- the murB gene encoding UDP-N-acetylmuramate dehydrogenase has protein sequence MKIQHNISLKNYNTFGIDVTAKRFISVDSVYQLQQLLKTEKDIFLISGGSNMLLTKDIEKLVIHIDINGISIDNEDDNNAYITVNAGENWHEFVLWCVGQNYGGIENLSLIPGNVGTCPIQNIGAYGVEVKDTITKVEALEIETQKLVSFANDECNFGYRNSIFKNEVKGKYIITSVSFKLTKNEHQLNTSYGAIETELASKKIEKPSLKNISDAVIAIRKSKLPDPKEIGNSGSFFKNPVIDKSAFLELQKKYPKIPSYTISENEIKVPAGWLIEKAGFKGKRFGNFGVHEKQALVLVNYGNASGKEIYQLAKKIQQTILEQFKISLEIEVNIIK, from the coding sequence ATGAAAATTCAACATAATATATCTTTAAAAAACTACAATACTTTTGGTATTGATGTTACTGCAAAACGTTTTATTTCTGTAGATTCTGTGTATCAATTACAGCAATTGTTAAAAACAGAAAAAGACATTTTTTTAATTTCTGGTGGTTCTAATATGTTGTTAACCAAAGACATTGAAAAATTAGTTATACATATAGATATTAATGGAATTTCTATTGATAATGAAGATGATAATAATGCGTACATTACTGTAAATGCTGGCGAAAATTGGCACGAATTTGTTTTATGGTGTGTGGGCCAAAATTATGGCGGAATTGAGAATTTATCTTTAATTCCAGGTAATGTAGGTACTTGTCCAATTCAAAATATTGGCGCTTATGGTGTTGAAGTTAAAGATACAATTACCAAAGTTGAAGCCTTAGAAATAGAAACTCAAAAACTAGTTTCTTTTGCAAATGATGAATGCAATTTTGGTTATCGAAATTCAATTTTTAAAAATGAAGTAAAAGGGAAATATATTATTACTTCTGTAAGTTTTAAATTAACGAAAAACGAGCATCAACTTAATACTTCTTATGGTGCTATTGAAACTGAATTGGCATCAAAAAAAATAGAAAAACCTAGTTTAAAAAATATTTCTGATGCTGTTATTGCTATCAGAAAATCGAAACTTCCTGATCCAAAAGAAATAGGAAATAGTGGTAGTTTTTTTAAAAATCCAGTAATAGATAAAAGTGCTTTTTTAGAACTTCAAAAAAAATATCCAAAAATACCTAGTTATACAATTTCTGAAAATGAAATAAAAGTTCCTGCAGGTTGGTTAATAGAAAAAGCTGGTTTTAAAGGAAAACGTTTTGGTAATTTTGGAGTTCACGAAAAACAAGCTTTGGTTTTGGTAAATTATGGTAATGCTTCTGGGAAAGAAATTTATCAGCTTGCTAAAAAAATTCAGCAAACAATTTTAGAACAATTTAAAATTAGTTTAGAAATAGAGGTAAATATTATTAAATAA